The Rhodocytophaga rosea genome has a segment encoding these proteins:
- a CDS encoding exo-beta-N-acetylmuramidase NamZ family protein gives MKLLPFTIAIVLSWSCAQKPASSPIASLPEKQIPAAPTSSQPEPEPPKKEAAQLLTGAQQLNAYLPELAGKQVAMVVNHTSLVGNTHLVDTLLSHKINIRKIFAPEHGFRGEASNGETLKNEIDPNTGLPLVSLYGKNKKPTAEQLADIDLVIFDIQDVGTRFFTYISTMHYVMEACAENAKQVIVLDRPNPNGHYIDGPILKPAFKSFVGMHPIPIVHGLTVGELAQMINGEKWLAGGKSCNLKVIPVKEYTHQTEYILPVKPSPNLPNQQSIRLYPTTCLFEGTMLSVGRGTDYPFQVIGAPDPGFGNFTFTPKDLPYAKNPPHANVKCYGQDFRQDTLNHLSIQLVIDMYKKAPDKTKFFKPYFNTLTGTDQVRKHIESGMTEAQIKQSWQQELQAYKAMRNKYLLYP, from the coding sequence ATGAAGCTCTTACCTTTTACCATAGCTATTGTGCTTAGCTGGAGTTGTGCCCAGAAACCGGCAAGTTCCCCAATAGCTTCGCTCCCTGAAAAACAAATACCTGCTGCGCCAACATCCAGCCAGCCAGAGCCGGAACCACCAAAGAAGGAGGCTGCCCAATTACTGACCGGTGCCCAGCAACTCAATGCCTATTTGCCGGAACTAGCAGGGAAACAAGTGGCAATGGTCGTAAATCATACGTCACTGGTGGGAAATACGCACCTGGTAGATACCTTGCTGAGTCATAAAATCAATATCCGGAAAATATTTGCTCCCGAACATGGCTTCCGGGGAGAGGCATCCAATGGTGAAACCCTGAAAAACGAAATTGACCCAAATACAGGTTTGCCTCTGGTTTCCCTGTATGGCAAAAATAAAAAGCCCACTGCCGAACAACTCGCCGATATTGACCTGGTTATTTTTGATATTCAGGACGTAGGCACCAGGTTTTTTACCTATATCAGTACGATGCATTATGTAATGGAAGCTTGTGCGGAAAATGCTAAGCAAGTCATTGTGCTTGACCGCCCTAATCCCAATGGCCATTATATAGACGGACCTATTCTCAAACCTGCTTTTAAATCTTTTGTGGGCATGCATCCCATTCCGATTGTACACGGCTTAACCGTAGGTGAACTGGCGCAGATGATCAATGGAGAAAAATGGCTGGCAGGTGGCAAATCCTGTAATTTGAAAGTAATCCCGGTGAAAGAATATACCCACCAGACGGAATATATACTGCCGGTAAAACCTTCTCCCAACCTTCCCAACCAGCAATCTATCCGCTTATATCCGACTACCTGTTTATTTGAAGGAACCATGTTAAGTGTAGGCCGGGGAACAGATTATCCATTCCAGGTAATTGGGGCACCAGATCCTGGTTTTGGCAATTTTACCTTTACACCCAAAGACCTGCCTTATGCTAAAAATCCGCCACATGCCAATGTGAAGTGTTACGGACAGGATTTCCGCCAGGATACGCTCAATCATTTATCCATTCAACTGGTAATTGATATGTATAAGAAAGCGCCGGACAAAACAAAATTCTTCAAGCCTTACTTTAATACCCTTACCGGAACAGATCAGGTACGCAAGCACATAGAGAGCGGGATGACAGAAGCACAGATCAAACAAAGCTGGCAACAGGAACTGCAAGCTTACAAAGCTATGCGGAACAAATATCTGTTGTATCCGTAA
- a CDS encoding ABC transporter permease encodes MNIALFIARRIQHTQGKSFSSTVARIGVASIAIGIAVMIVSFAILGGFKETIQRKIFSFGAHLQVNQFSVNRSFEELPVSTNTDLYQHYQKIPEISSIQVYSHKAGLLKTEEDLLGVFLKGIGKDFNLQAFNQNMVDGKFISFSDTAYSKEIVISRKIAAQLRLKVKDEVLLYFVQNAQSRPRVRKLTVSGIYETGMEEFDESVVLGDIRLIQRLNDWSDTLVGGYEIYLKDFAQLEPAADKVYDLMDFDMQVETIKDKYIQVFDWLSLLNRNVAIFLSLILFVACFNMVAILIILIMERTQMIGILKSVGATQSQVRRIFLLGGVQLITRGLLWGNVLGIGFCALQYYFKLIPLDVEAYYMNTVPIAWDWPIFILVNLAVLLLVTLVLIIPTIIIGRIQPVQALRFD; translated from the coding sequence TTGAATATAGCCTTATTTATTGCCCGCCGCATTCAACATACACAGGGTAAATCTTTTTCTTCTACCGTCGCCCGGATCGGAGTAGCCAGTATTGCCATTGGAATAGCGGTAATGATTGTTTCTTTTGCGATTCTGGGTGGATTTAAAGAGACTATTCAGCGAAAGATATTCAGCTTTGGTGCCCATTTACAGGTTAACCAGTTTTCAGTGAACCGCTCGTTTGAAGAATTGCCCGTATCTACCAATACCGATCTTTACCAGCATTATCAGAAAATTCCCGAAATCAGCAGTATTCAGGTATATAGCCACAAAGCCGGACTGCTCAAAACGGAAGAAGATCTGCTGGGGGTTTTTCTGAAAGGAATCGGAAAAGATTTTAACCTGCAGGCATTCAATCAGAATATGGTAGATGGAAAGTTTATTTCCTTCAGCGATACAGCCTATTCTAAAGAAATTGTGATCAGCCGGAAAATTGCTGCCCAGTTGCGGCTGAAAGTAAAAGATGAAGTACTCTTGTATTTTGTCCAGAATGCCCAGAGCAGACCACGGGTAAGAAAATTAACTGTGAGTGGCATTTATGAAACCGGGATGGAGGAATTTGACGAAAGTGTAGTACTGGGGGATATCCGGCTGATTCAGCGGCTCAATGACTGGAGTGATACCCTGGTAGGTGGATATGAGATATACCTGAAAGATTTTGCCCAGCTGGAACCAGCCGCTGATAAAGTATATGACCTGATGGATTTTGATATGCAGGTAGAAACGATCAAAGACAAATACATTCAGGTATTCGACTGGCTTTCGCTGCTCAACCGGAATGTGGCCATTTTTCTGAGCCTGATTTTGTTTGTTGCCTGCTTTAATATGGTGGCTATTCTGATTATTCTGATTATGGAACGTACGCAGATGATCGGCATTTTAAAATCGGTAGGTGCTACCCAAAGCCAGGTAAGACGGATATTTTTACTGGGAGGCGTTCAGCTCATTACCAGAGGATTATTGTGGGGAAATGTTCTGGGAATTGGCTTTTGTGCGCTACAATACTATTTTAAGTTGATTCCTCTGGATGTGGAAGCTTATTATATGAACACCGTACCCATCGCCTGGGACTGGCCTATCTTTATACTGGTAAATCTGGCGGTGCTGTTATTGGTTACGCTGGTGCTCATTATTCCCACCATTATCATTGGGAGAATTCAACCGGTACAAGCCTTGCGGTTTGATTAG
- a CDS encoding polyprenol monophosphomannose synthase, translating to MKECIVVIPTYNEIENVEDIIRKIFSLPVPFDVLIIDDGSPDGTAEKVRNLQQEFTGRLHLLERTGKQGLGTAYIHGFKYALQEGYKYVFEMDADFSHNPKDLVKLYQACAKQGNDVAIGSRYVTGVNVVNWPMSRVLMSYFASHYVRFITGMPIRDTTAGFKCYRRKVLETINMDKVRFVGYAFQIEMKFSAWKYGFKIKEVPIIFTDRTKGQSKMTRGIFKEAVFGVLQMKINSFFRSYASHDFLEVSKLEKSVG from the coding sequence GTGAAAGAATGTATCGTCGTTATTCCCACCTACAACGAAATTGAGAATGTGGAGGACATTATCCGCAAAATTTTCTCATTGCCTGTCCCTTTTGACGTGCTGATTATAGATGATGGCTCTCCGGATGGCACAGCCGAAAAAGTCAGAAATCTACAGCAGGAATTTACGGGTAGGCTTCACCTGCTGGAAAGAACGGGTAAACAGGGTTTAGGCACGGCTTACATTCACGGTTTCAAATATGCATTACAGGAAGGCTACAAGTATGTGTTCGAAATGGATGCCGATTTTTCTCACAATCCAAAAGACCTCGTCAAACTCTACCAGGCTTGTGCCAAACAAGGAAATGATGTAGCCATTGGCTCCAGGTATGTAACCGGGGTAAATGTAGTAAACTGGCCTATGAGCCGGGTGCTGATGTCGTATTTTGCCAGTCACTATGTACGGTTTATTACCGGAATGCCCATCCGGGATACAACAGCAGGTTTTAAATGCTACCGCCGCAAAGTGCTGGAAACCATCAATATGGATAAAGTCCGGTTTGTAGGATATGCCTTTCAGATCGAAATGAAGTTTTCCGCCTGGAAATATGGCTTTAAAATCAAAGAAGTGCCGATCATTTTCACTGACCGCACCAAAGGGCAATCCAAAATGACTAGAGGTATCTTCAAGGAAGCTGTTTTTGGCGTATTACAAATGAAGATCAATAGTTTTTTCAGAAGTTATGCCTCTCATGATTTCCTGGAAGTATCCAAACTTGAAAAATCAGTGGGGTAA
- a CDS encoding CoA-binding protein, with protein sequence MKKTVILGATDNPYRFAYKAAHSLLRHGHPIALVGIKKGSVAGQPILNGRPELGEVDTVTLYVGPQNQVEWYDYIINLKPKRIIFNPGTENEELEQRARQNGIQTIEGCTLVMLNAGMY encoded by the coding sequence ATGAAAAAAACCGTGATTCTGGGTGCTACTGATAATCCTTACCGTTTTGCCTATAAAGCCGCTCACAGCCTGCTGCGTCATGGACATCCAATCGCCCTGGTTGGTATTAAAAAAGGCAGCGTCGCCGGGCAGCCTATTTTGAACGGCAGGCCGGAATTAGGAGAAGTGGATACTGTTACCTTATATGTAGGACCGCAAAACCAGGTAGAATGGTACGATTACATTATCAACCTGAAACCCAAACGGATCATTTTTAACCCTGGCACCGAAAACGAAGAATTAGAGCAACGGGCTAGGCAGAACGGCATCCAGACGATTGAGGGCTGTACGCTGGTAATGCTCAATGCTGGTATGTATTAG
- a CDS encoding ceramidase, with protein MYAETDLTRFVAEPWNAYSSLTFLIPVIYWFLKLRKHYREYPFLIMCMPLLALGGIGSTLYHAFRNSVFFLRMDVLPIAILTLLVSLYFWWKSVGRWEYVALIAIAFIGTRIFIYREVVLAQQQAINLSYFITGIMIFLPAFLLLLRTSYTGTKVIILATVFFIFSLVFRQIDSQFFALPMGTHWLWHTCCAIGAFFLAQYLYIIANVARQKVNA; from the coding sequence GTGTATGCAGAAACAGATTTAACACGTTTTGTGGCAGAGCCCTGGAATGCCTATTCTTCCCTCACTTTTTTAATTCCTGTTATTTACTGGTTTTTGAAGCTCCGCAAGCATTACCGGGAGTACCCTTTTTTGATTATGTGTATGCCACTACTTGCACTGGGAGGTATTGGAAGCACATTATACCATGCCTTCCGCAATTCGGTATTTTTTCTCCGGATGGATGTATTGCCTATTGCGATACTTACCCTGCTGGTGAGCCTGTATTTCTGGTGGAAATCGGTAGGAAGGTGGGAGTATGTAGCTTTAATTGCTATCGCTTTTATTGGTACGCGAATATTTATTTACCGGGAGGTAGTGTTAGCCCAGCAACAGGCCATTAATCTTTCGTATTTTATTACCGGTATTATGATTTTTTTGCCAGCTTTTTTGTTGCTGCTCAGAACCAGCTATACCGGTACAAAAGTCATTATACTGGCCACCGTCTTTTTTATATTTTCGCTGGTCTTCCGGCAAATCGACTCCCAGTTTTTTGCCCTGCCCATGGGTACCCACTGGCTCTGGCATACCTGCTGTGCCATTGGTGCCTTTTTTCTGGCACAATACCTCTACATCATTGCTAATGTAGCGAGGCAGAAAGTAAATGCCTGA
- a CDS encoding DedA family protein codes for MTLLYEILAILPDNESLIQWGGLALIAALVFIETGLLIGLIVPGGETLLFTAGLLCGTQTLNTSLFVLIICLIGAALAGDSTGYFIGRKLGKRLHHRKDSLIFKKRYLLQAEDFYKKNGKSALILGKFIPIIRTFNPLVSGTSRMEYHIFIMYALIACILYIGSLVTAGYFLGQQFPQIKDYIGYILPVLVILLLIPVIVKFVKERKKASQHE; via the coding sequence ATGACGCTTCTGTATGAAATATTAGCCATCCTTCCCGATAACGAAAGCCTGATTCAATGGGGTGGACTGGCATTGATTGCCGCTCTTGTATTTATTGAAACCGGCTTGCTGATTGGTTTGATAGTTCCTGGCGGAGAAACACTATTATTTACTGCCGGTTTACTTTGTGGCACACAGACCCTCAATACTTCATTGTTTGTACTAATTATTTGCTTGATTGGCGCTGCTTTGGCCGGAGATAGTACCGGGTATTTCATTGGCCGGAAGCTGGGTAAGCGCCTGCATCACAGAAAAGATTCTTTGATCTTTAAAAAGCGCTATTTATTGCAGGCGGAAGATTTTTATAAAAAGAATGGCAAATCAGCCTTGATCCTGGGAAAATTCATCCCCATTATCCGCACGTTTAACCCATTAGTTTCTGGAACGTCCCGAATGGAATATCATATCTTTATTATGTATGCGCTGATCGCGTGTATTCTTTATATTGGTTCGCTGGTGACAGCCGGCTATTTTCTGGGTCAGCAGTTCCCCCAGATCAAAGATTATATCGGGTACATTTTGCCAGTCCTGGTTATTCTGTTGCTTATTCCAGTAATTGTTAAGTTTGTGAAAGAAAGGAAAAAGGCAAGCCAGCATGAATAG
- a CDS encoding erythromycin esterase family protein has translation MLYIKRPVKIFFCFISLLITFPLLGQSILNLSFEPHVNGNQPLKLWYTKGPNYVFYIDTTLATEGKGSLVIESKLAQPTAFFTIYTNKLPVDSVKGKLLTLQVLARAEKPIVIQTYIAVQGKVDRLNDVLRMDTLKSFGKWHPYKLQIPVPLEAGQVAFGFRMFGSGKVWFDKATILLDSIPYPDIPIIEPDSSATTASARTPSQIEIDWLQKYNLPLQTFNPAVPLEDLYFIKSIMGTAQIVGLGEVSHGSREIFLMKHRLLRYLVEQHGFSLFAIEADMGAADRLNQYVLAGEGDPRQLLTGLGFWTWNTEEILGLISWMRKYNMKSTTKVKFTGFDMQVPEVAMDNLWQFAEKRDTLLKNSLQPIKEFIKTVRTTNTRAGMMSSQLQSKARLACRLLHERIELQKGYYLNILTLDELSTLRQDLLLLNQFIEFHLLPLKEAAGYRDACMADNLHYLLGKYPKEKVVVWAHNGHVSNQGMYVDVRPMGRYLKDTYKEKYINVGFAFGQGSYRGIDPASGKIATIKAEPAQVGSYEQFFDKVNSSAFMLDLRKISLSKATQWLFEPRYFRTVGAMATRREFSQTQIVKEFDLILFLKESTAAKAL, from the coding sequence TTGTTGTATATCAAAAGACCAGTGAAAATATTCTTCTGTTTTATTTCATTACTGATCACTTTTCCGCTCTTAGGCCAGTCCATTCTTAATCTGAGTTTTGAGCCTCATGTTAATGGGAATCAACCTCTAAAACTTTGGTATACAAAAGGACCAAATTATGTTTTTTACATTGACACAACCCTAGCAACTGAAGGAAAAGGAAGTTTGGTTATAGAAAGTAAGCTTGCTCAACCAACGGCTTTTTTTACAATTTATACCAATAAATTACCGGTAGATTCTGTTAAAGGTAAACTTTTAACCTTGCAAGTGCTGGCGCGTGCGGAGAAACCTATTGTTATACAAACCTATATTGCTGTACAAGGCAAAGTAGATAGACTTAATGATGTGCTACGAATGGATACCTTGAAAAGCTTTGGCAAATGGCATCCGTACAAGCTACAGATTCCTGTTCCTTTAGAAGCTGGCCAAGTTGCTTTTGGATTTCGCATGTTTGGATCAGGAAAAGTTTGGTTTGACAAGGCAACTATCTTGCTTGATAGTATACCTTATCCGGACATACCCATAATAGAACCTGATAGTTCGGCTACAACTGCTTCTGCAAGAACTCCTTCTCAAATAGAAATTGACTGGCTCCAAAAGTATAATCTTCCACTTCAAACCTTTAATCCTGCAGTTCCCTTAGAAGACCTTTACTTCATTAAGTCTATCATGGGAACTGCTCAAATTGTAGGATTAGGGGAAGTAAGTCATGGTTCAAGAGAAATATTTTTGATGAAACACCGCCTCCTTCGCTATTTAGTCGAGCAACATGGTTTCAGTTTATTTGCCATTGAAGCTGATATGGGAGCAGCTGATAGATTAAATCAATATGTATTAGCAGGAGAAGGAGATCCTAGACAACTGCTCACTGGTTTGGGTTTCTGGACATGGAATACGGAGGAGATATTAGGGCTGATTTCCTGGATGAGAAAGTATAACATGAAAAGTACAACAAAGGTAAAATTTACCGGATTTGATATGCAAGTGCCTGAAGTAGCTATGGATAACCTCTGGCAATTTGCAGAGAAGAGAGATACTTTATTAAAAAACTCGCTACAGCCAATAAAAGAGTTTATTAAAACTGTTCGTACAACCAATACCAGAGCAGGAATGATGTCAAGCCAATTGCAGTCAAAAGCCAGATTGGCTTGCAGATTACTTCACGAACGGATAGAATTACAAAAAGGATATTATTTAAATATTCTAACATTAGATGAACTATCCACTTTAAGACAAGACTTACTCTTGCTAAATCAGTTTATTGAGTTTCATCTATTACCTCTGAAAGAGGCTGCAGGTTACCGGGATGCCTGTATGGCTGATAACCTGCACTACCTGTTAGGTAAATATCCTAAAGAAAAAGTAGTCGTATGGGCTCATAATGGGCATGTAAGTAACCAAGGTATGTATGTAGATGTAAGACCCATGGGCCGTTATCTAAAAGATACTTATAAAGAAAAGTATATTAATGTTGGGTTTGCTTTTGGACAAGGCAGCTACCGTGGTATTGATCCCGCTTCTGGTAAGATAGCCACCATAAAGGCTGAGCCGGCTCAAGTGGGTAGCTACGAGCAGTTTTTTGATAAAGTTAATTCATCAGCTTTTATGCTTGATTTAAGAAAAATATCTTTATCAAAAGCAACACAGTGGCTATTTGAACCTCGCTATTTTCGCACTGTAGGAGCTATGGCTACTAGAAGAGAGTTTTCTCAAACCCAAATTGTGAAAGAATTTGATCTGATACTATTCCTAAAAGAATCTACGGCAGCTAAGGCGTTATAA
- a CDS encoding alpha-amylase family protein: MQADINDENLLKEEVQDHKLIVYQMFTRLFGNTNSTTNKPYGTLEENGVGKFKDINEKALGELKNMGITHVWYTGVIEHATMTDYTRFGIPLDDADVVKGRAGSPYAIKDYYDINPDLAADVPNRMQEFEALIGRTHAAGLKVLIDFVPNHVARSYHSDARPKGIKDLGENDDTSKSFVAGNNFYYLPGTSFQVPSEYKPLGDLPHPTKDGKFNETPAKVTGNDQFTPSPGINEWFETIKLNYGVDIQNNRNRHFEPIPDTWEKMRDILVFWAQKGVDGFRCDMAEMVPVEFWNYVIPKVQQVNKDIVFIAEIYNPNEYRNYIENGKFTYLYDKVGLYDSLKAVIQNRAGAYDLPVNWKQLQGINNNMLRFLENHDEQRIASDGFAGSARKGIPAMVVSATLNSGPVMVYFGQEVGEPGRGAEGFGGEDGRTTIFDYWGVPEHQKWVNNGAFDGGQLVEEQKKLRDFYVKLLNVSKENEAIRKGKLYDLQAPNSQNAQYDGRKVYAYLRFTSAQKLLILVNFDDNQAKQIKLKIPANAFALMNVDVNKDFQVTDILLSGKSISFKGNDATDRKNSQTGIPVTLEPLGAYIFEIEEK; this comes from the coding sequence ATGCAAGCAGATATTAATGACGAAAATCTTCTTAAAGAAGAGGTACAGGACCATAAATTGATTGTATACCAGATGTTTACCAGGTTATTTGGAAATACTAATAGTACCACTAATAAACCCTATGGCACCCTGGAAGAAAACGGCGTTGGGAAATTTAAAGACATCAATGAAAAAGCTCTGGGTGAACTCAAAAATATGGGCATTACCCACGTTTGGTATACCGGTGTGATTGAGCATGCCACCATGACCGATTATACCAGATTTGGTATTCCCTTGGATGATGCGGATGTGGTGAAAGGCAGAGCCGGTTCTCCGTATGCTATCAAAGATTATTATGATATAAACCCGGATCTGGCAGCGGACGTACCCAATCGCATGCAGGAGTTTGAAGCCTTAATCGGGCGTACCCATGCCGCTGGTTTAAAAGTACTCATCGATTTTGTACCCAACCATGTAGCCCGAAGCTACCATTCAGATGCCAGGCCCAAGGGAATAAAAGACCTGGGCGAAAATGACGATACAAGCAAATCATTTGTGGCCGGCAATAATTTCTATTACCTGCCAGGAACCAGTTTTCAGGTTCCTTCTGAGTACAAGCCACTGGGCGATCTGCCACATCCCACCAAAGATGGCAAGTTCAATGAAACACCAGCCAAAGTTACCGGCAATGATCAGTTTACCCCATCTCCCGGCATTAACGAATGGTTTGAAACCATTAAGTTGAATTATGGCGTAGATATTCAGAATAACCGGAACAGGCACTTCGAGCCCATACCGGACACCTGGGAAAAAATGCGGGATATTCTGGTATTCTGGGCACAAAAAGGAGTAGATGGATTCCGCTGTGATATGGCTGAAATGGTGCCGGTAGAATTCTGGAATTATGTGATTCCAAAAGTACAGCAAGTAAACAAGGATATTGTATTTATTGCCGAGATCTATAATCCCAACGAATACCGCAATTATATTGAAAATGGAAAATTCACGTATCTCTACGACAAAGTAGGTTTGTACGATTCCCTGAAAGCCGTGATACAGAACCGGGCTGGCGCCTATGATCTGCCTGTGAACTGGAAACAATTACAGGGAATTAATAATAATATGCTCCGTTTTCTGGAAAACCACGATGAACAGCGCATTGCTTCTGATGGGTTTGCCGGTTCTGCCAGAAAAGGAATTCCTGCCATGGTGGTGAGTGCTACGTTGAATTCCGGACCAGTGATGGTATATTTTGGGCAGGAAGTAGGAGAGCCTGGCAGAGGCGCAGAAGGTTTTGGTGGAGAAGATGGCCGGACTACCATTTTTGATTACTGGGGTGTACCTGAACACCAGAAGTGGGTAAATAACGGCGCTTTTGATGGAGGACAACTGGTTGAAGAACAAAAAAAGCTGAGAGACTTTTATGTCAAACTGCTGAACGTATCGAAGGAGAACGAGGCGATCCGAAAAGGTAAACTCTATGACCTGCAGGCTCCTAATTCACAGAATGCTCAGTATGATGGCCGGAAAGTATATGCCTATCTGCGCTTTACCAGTGCTCAGAAATTGCTGATTTTGGTAAATTTTGATGATAATCAGGCAAAACAGATTAAACTGAAAATTCCTGCCAATGCCTTTGCCCTGATGAATGTAGATGTAAATAAAGACTTTCAGGTAACTGATATTTTATTGTCAGGTAAAAGTATAAGCTTTAAAGGAAACGATGCTACAGATAGGAAGAATTCGCAAACAGGCATACCTGTAACTCTGGAACCCTTAGGCGCTTATATATTTGAGATAGAGGAAAAATAA
- a CDS encoding leucine-rich repeat domain-containing protein, whose protein sequence is MKFSILSALLLILSLSITQAQEKTRLTINFSDQIEQWITLEKAMQSARPDTIYYLNLSNQSLKRIPKNIYKFENLKVLNLANNDLRRLPSKLNRFDSLAQVNISGNGSADKNKRISALQAANFEVMKQFNGMWTPEIRVKSDSITALITALMNQPVKRTLRFGNCRNIRRLNYSNSYLTTVHPSIRRLTGLQEINLSRNSLEALPMQITGLSSLTKLNLASNKLTRLPAETGKLQNLIALILYKNKLTAVPEPIYELKNLYELDLAYNEIPELLSRIHNLQRLEVLFLSFNKLRFLPEEVGTLPHLEGLYVHHNRLSFLPESISRLQGLKTLHINNNDFSYFPTQIVSLKNLQDLDISHNYIEEFNPKLAEMPHLKMLFLNNNAINKNSPEYMPYKEIFNSLRAREVIVTD, encoded by the coding sequence ATGAAATTTTCCATCCTTTCCGCGCTTTTACTTATATTATCGCTATCTATTACCCAGGCACAAGAAAAAACAAGACTCACTATTAATTTTTCTGACCAGATTGAGCAATGGATCACTCTGGAAAAAGCCATGCAATCTGCAAGGCCAGATACTATCTATTATCTTAACCTGAGCAATCAGTCGTTAAAGCGGATACCAAAGAACATTTATAAGTTTGAAAACCTGAAAGTATTAAACCTGGCTAATAATGACCTGAGAAGGCTTCCTTCAAAACTCAATAGATTCGATTCGCTTGCCCAGGTCAATATTTCCGGAAATGGGTCAGCTGATAAGAATAAGCGGATAAGCGCTCTGCAAGCGGCTAATTTCGAAGTAATGAAGCAGTTTAATGGTATGTGGACGCCGGAAATCAGGGTGAAAAGCGACTCTATTACTGCATTGATTACAGCCTTAATGAATCAGCCTGTTAAACGGACCCTCAGATTTGGAAATTGCCGCAACATCCGGCGCTTAAATTATTCGAATAGCTATCTGACTACGGTGCATCCCTCCATCCGGCGGCTTACCGGCTTACAAGAAATTAACCTGTCGAGGAACAGCCTGGAGGCACTACCAATGCAGATTACTGGTTTAAGCTCCCTAACTAAACTGAATCTGGCATCTAATAAGCTTACCCGACTTCCGGCAGAAACTGGAAAATTGCAGAACCTGATTGCGCTTATCCTCTACAAAAACAAGCTGACAGCTGTACCTGAGCCTATATACGAACTAAAAAACCTGTATGAGCTGGATCTGGCCTATAATGAAATACCAGAGCTATTATCCCGGATTCATAACCTGCAACGTTTAGAAGTTCTGTTCTTGTCTTTTAATAAACTCCGTTTTCTTCCGGAAGAAGTAGGCACTTTGCCTCATCTGGAAGGTCTGTATGTACACCACAACCGCCTGAGTTTTCTGCCGGAAAGTATCAGCCGGTTACAAGGACTGAAGACCTTACACATCAATAACAATGACTTTTCTTATTTTCCAACTCAGATTGTATCCCTAAAAAACCTGCAGGATCTGGATATTTCACACAATTATATTGAGGAATTTAATCCGAAGCTGGCAGAAATGCCTCATCTGAAAATGTTATTTCTGAATAATAATGCGATTAATAAAAACTCTCCCGAATATATGCCCTATAAAGAAATTTTCAACAGCTTGCGGGCACGGGAAGTAATAGTAACCGATTAG
- a CDS encoding alkaline phosphatase D family protein produces MNHLKLFLIVFSLAACSSNKQSKTTQEPLTRIAFGSCNRQDKPQPMWEYIVQSKPQLWIWLGDNIYGDSDTMQVLKRKYDAQQNNPEYRKLTAAVPVIGIWDDHDFGQNDAGVEYAHKKESQQLMLDFLGEPAGSARRKQEGAYTSYTYGPVGKQVKVILLDSRYFRDALQKQDKTYVINETGDILGEDQWKWLENELRNSKADIHLIGNGIQVIPDEHIYEKWANFPKARKRLFDVLASTGAQHVMLLSGDRHIAEISKYTQPGVSAPIYEVTASGLTHSSTNNTGEPNQYRVGNLVNVLNFGVLEIDWNQKPIQVDILIKGLNNEVLLKETVKY; encoded by the coding sequence ATGAACCACCTTAAACTTTTTCTAATTGTATTCTCTCTGGCAGCTTGTAGCAGCAATAAACAAAGTAAAACTACCCAGGAGCCCTTAACCAGAATTGCCTTCGGTTCCTGCAACCGGCAGGATAAACCTCAGCCCATGTGGGAATATATTGTGCAGAGCAAACCACAACTCTGGATCTGGCTGGGGGATAATATTTATGGTGATTCTGATACCATGCAGGTGCTGAAACGCAAATACGATGCACAACAGAATAATCCGGAATACCGCAAACTGACTGCCGCTGTGCCTGTTATTGGAATCTGGGACGATCATGACTTTGGCCAGAATGATGCCGGAGTAGAATATGCTCACAAAAAAGAAAGCCAGCAATTGATGCTCGATTTTCTGGGCGAGCCTGCCGGAAGTGCCAGGCGGAAGCAGGAGGGCGCTTATACTTCCTATACTTATGGTCCGGTGGGCAAACAGGTGAAAGTGATTTTACTCGATTCCAGGTATTTCAGAGACGCTTTGCAGAAACAGGACAAAACATATGTAATCAATGAAACAGGCGACATTCTGGGTGAAGACCAGTGGAAATGGCTGGAAAATGAACTCAGAAACAGCAAAGCAGATATTCATTTAATCGGCAACGGAATCCAGGTCATTCCTGATGAACATATATATGAGAAATGGGCCAACTTTCCCAAAGCCCGCAAACGATTATTTGATGTATTAGCCAGCACTGGGGCTCAACATGTAATGCTGCTCAGCGGCGACCGGCATATTGCTGAAATATCAAAATATACGCAGCCGGGTGTATCTGCACCTATCTATGAAGTTACTGCCAGTGGACTTACCCATTCCTCTACCAACAATACCGGCGAACCTAACCAGTACCGGGTAGGGAATCTGGTAAATGTACTTAACTTTGGAGTATTGGAAATAGACTGGAACCAGAAACCGATTCAGGTAGACATACTCATCAAAGGATTAAATAATGAGGTTTTATTGAAGGAAACAGTAAAGTATTGA